One Nicotiana tomentosiformis chromosome 4, ASM39032v3, whole genome shotgun sequence genomic window carries:
- the LOC138909782 gene encoding uncharacterized protein: MTWEIASGARFDEVVDIARLLEQVRNQELEDKRPRGSCCFTSASSGQQSHHNRGRPYRLAQMTRLAHRGVSASHGSYSACPGLSSSYSGSRGLIQSLSPSTDRSCFECGEFGHMWRYCPRRLGGPIQYRGQAITSAPVTSPPAQPDRGGAQDAKGRPRGGGRSSGGPARCYAFPAKPEAIASDTVITCIVSVFHRDASILFDPGSTYSYVSSYFACYLDMPRDSLVTPVHVSTLVGDYIIVERVYRSCVVTIGGLEMRFDLLLLSMVDFDVILGIYWLSLCHAILDSHANTVTLSILGLPRIDWRSSFDYVPSRVISYLKAQRMVGKGCLAYLAFVRDVGIDTPTIDSIPVVRDLPDVFHADLSGMSPDRVIDFGIDLVPGTQPIFIPPYCMAPTELKELKEQLQELLDKGFIRPSVYPWSASILFVKKKDVFIDDILVYSRSQEELAQHLRIVLQTLREEKLYAKFSQQGRVIAYTSRQLKPHEKNYLIHDLELVAIVHALKTWSHYLYGVSCEMTPYEALYGRRCRSLVGLFESAEARLLGTDLVRDTLEKVKVIQDWLHTTQSRKKSYADRKVHDVAYMVREKGGWFGSGDVTE; this comes from the exons ATGACTTGGGAGATTGCGTCTGGTGCgaggtttgacgaggtggttgatattgctagactCCTAGAGCAGGTTCGTAATCAGGAGCTTgaggacaagaggcctcgtggttcatgTTGTTTCACCAGTGCCTCATCTGGACAACAGTCCCACCACAATagaggtcgtccttataggctcgCTCAGATGACCCGTTTGGCTCATCGAGGTGtttcagctagccatggttcatacagtgcttgtCCGG GTCtttctagtagttattctggttctcggggtctgATTCAGTCCCTGTCGCCATCAACGGATCggagttgcttcgagtgtggagagtttggacaTATGTGGAGGTATTGTCCCCGTCGTTTGGGAGGTCCAATTCAGTATAGGGGTCAGGCTATAacttccgcaccagttacttcaccacctgctcagccagatcggggtggggctcaggatgctaaaggtcgccctagagggggaggtcgatcaagtGGTGGTCcggctcgatgctatgcttttcccgcCAAGCCAGAGGCCAttgcttcagacacagtgatcacatgtattgtttcagtgttccatagggatgcttcaatattatttgaccctggttccacttattcatatgtatcatcgtattttgcttgttatttggatatgccccgtgattccttAGTTACACCTGTTCATGTGTCTACGCTGGTGGGTGATTATATTATTGTGGaacgtgtatatcggtcgtgtgtagtgaccattgggggattggagatgagatttgatcttttactgcttagtatggttgatttcgacgtgattcTAGGCATATATTGGTTGTCactatgtcatgctattctggatagTCACGCTAATACCGTGACGCTGTCGATTCTGGGATTGCCTAGGATTGATTGGAGAAGTTCTTttgactatgttcccagtagagtgatttcatatttgaaggcccaacggatggttgggaaggggtgtttggcatatttggcatttgtgagggatgttggtattgatactcctaccattgattctattccggttGTTCGAGACCTTCCGGACGTGTTtcatgcagacctgtcgggcatgtcACCCGACAGGGTCATTGATTTTGGTATCGActtggttccgggcactcagcccatttttattcctccgtattgtatggcaccaacagagttgaaggaattgaaagagcagcttcaagagcttcttgataagggattcattaggcctagtgtgtacCCTTGGAGTGCAtcgattctgtttgtgaaaaagaaggatg tatttattgatgatatcctggtgtactcacgtagccaggaggagcttgcacagcatctgaggattgtactgcAGACGTTgagagaggagaagctttatgctaaattctcccaa cagggtagagtgattgcttatacttcacgccagttgaagccccatgagaagaactacctcattcatgatttagagttggtagccattGTCCATGCATTGAAGACTTGGAGTcattatctttacggcgtgtcttgtgag AtgactccttatgaggccttatatgggaggcggtgtcgatcTCTAGTTGGGTTGTTTGAATCGGCggaggctaggttgttaggcACTGATTTAGTTCGTGataccttggagaaggtgaaggtgatcCAGGATTGGCTTCACACGACACAGTCTAGAaagaagagttacgccgatcggaaggttcatgatgttgcctATATGGTGAGAGAGAAG ggtggttggtttggttccggagatGTTACGGaataa